From a single Brassica rapa cultivar Chiifu-401-42 chromosome A01, CAAS_Brap_v3.01, whole genome shotgun sequence genomic region:
- the LOC103828255 gene encoding uncharacterized protein LOC103828255, which translates to MFCPCVHCRNACHQSCETVLEHLVIRGMDQKYKSCMFWTKHGETRPDKSADVYSSENEAYELFRTIFMASEGNEAAEEENAGASEGTDRPEEAEFRKKLDDAETPLYPKCEKFTKVAAIMGLYRIKVKSGMSENYVDQLLSLVHDMLPGENVLPKSTDEMKKFLKQFGFGYNVIHACNNDCILYRKQYEDAVSFPRCSESRWEKDKQTGEEKKGIPAKVLRYFPIKDRFKRMFRSKRLAEDLCWHSTNASEVGIMRHPVDSLTWVQINNKWPEFATEARNLRLGISTDGMNPFSIQNTKHSTWHVLLVNYNMAPTQCMRSENIMLTMLIPGRTAPNNNIDIYLQPLIEKLKDLWTEGMEVYDSFKKESFTLRAMLLWSITDYPGLGTLAECKVKGKQACNVCGKDTPHRWLKFSRKHVYMENMKRLMPSHPYRRRKGWFDNTVEVGTAKRIQSVVQKSLTVLGTLKTILKNIYLRRISEKGVKQMRMILFNLIGRYVLFQHLRIEHMISEIVNIMF; encoded by the coding sequence ATGTTCTGCCCATGTGTTCATTGCCGCAATGCCTGCCATCAATCTTGTGAGACAGTTTTGGAGCATCTGGTGATTAGAGGAATGGATCAGAAGTACAAGAGTTGTATGTTTTGGACAAAACACGGGGAGACAAGACCTGATAAGTCAGCTGATGTCTACTCGTCTGAAAATGAGGCTTACGAGTTGTTTAGAACAATCTTCATGGCAAGTGAAGGCAATGAAGCAGCTGAAGAAGAGAATGCAGGAGCGTCTGAGGGGACTGACAGGCCAGAAGAAGCTGAGTTCAGAAAGAAGTTAGACGATGCAGAAACTCCGTTGTACCCGAAGTGTGAGAAATTTACAAAGGTTGCTGCAATCATGGGACTTTACAGGATAAAGGTCAAGAGTGGGATGTCTGAGAACTATGTTGATCAGCTACTGTCGTTAGTTCATGACATGCTTCCCGGTGAAAATGTTCTACCTAAGTCTACAGATGAGATGAAGAAGTTTCTGAAACAGTTTGGGTTTGGCTACAATGTCATCCACGCCTGCAACAATGACTGTATTCTTTATAGAAAACAGTATGAAGATGCGGTTAGCTTTCCAAGATGTAGTGAATCAAGATGGGAGAAGGATAAGCAGACTGGTGAGGAGAAGAAAGGGATTCCTGCTAAGGTGCTTAGGTATTTCCCGATAAAAGACAGGTTCAAGCGAATGTTTAGATCAAAGCGGTTGGCTGAGGACTTGTGTTGGCACTCCACTAATGCTTCTGAAGTTGGAATTATGCGACATCCAGTAGATTCATTGACTTGGGTTCAGATAAACAACAAATGGCCGGAGTTCGCTACTGAAGCAAGAAACCTAAGACTAGGTATTTCAACAGATGGCATGAATCCATTCTCCATCCAGAACACCAAGCATAGCACATGGCATGTTCTATTAGTCAACTACAATATGGCTCCAACGCAGTGTATGAGGTCCGAGAACATCATGTTGACAATGCTAATACCTGGCCGAACCGCACCTAACAACAACATTGATATATATCTACAGCCATTGATAGAgaagttgaaggatttgtggacAGAAGGTATGGAAGTTTATGATTCCTTTAAGAAGGAGAGTTTTACTCTTAGAGCTATGTTGTTGTGGAGTATCACCGATTATCCTGGTTTAGGGACATTAGCTGAGTGTAAAGTGAAGGGGAAGCAAGCGTGTAATGTCTGTGGGAAGGATACACCTCATAGGTGGCTCAAGTTTAGTCGCAAACATGTTTACATGGAGAACATGAAGCGGCTCATGCCTAGTCATCCTTATAGACGAAGGAAAGGATGGTTTGACAATACAGTGGAGGTTGGTACTGCAAAGAGGATTCAGAGTGTGGTGCAGAAATCTTTGACAGTCTTAGGGACTTTAAAAacgattttgaaaaatatttacctAAGAAGAATAAGCGAAAAAGGAGTGAAACAGATGAGGATGATATTGTTTAACCTTATTGGAAGGTATGTTTTATTTCAACATTTGAGAATAGAGCATATGATATCTGAAATTGTTAATATCATGTTCTGA